Within the Plasmodium coatneyi strain Hackeri chromosome 6, complete sequence genome, the region TCTTCAGGGGTTCACCTTCCAATGGTGTATCATTTAAGCGGGGAAGGGAATACCACCATGGGGGGAAGGAGAGTTGGTCTCAGTGCAAGAGGAGAACAACCCAGTGTGAGGAGCGTAAGTGAGTTGGCTCATCACAACCAGAGGTTCCAGAAGGTGAAGGAATCCCATGGTGGGTATTTCCCCCGGGGGATGGAACATACCAAACGGGCACCTTTAATGAATACTCATTTTTTGGGGTCGTCTGAAGGGAGTATTCGTCGGGaggttcttccttcctggTGGGATCAAAGAGGAGTGGAGAATCCCTCGGGGGATGGTTCCAATGGTTACCCTCTTCCAGGTGTCCAATACAACAAGGTGGGACTTTCCCCCAAAGGGATGACGGGCGTGGTTCTGGTTCCACTCAATAGGGAGACAAGAAATGGGTTCACGAAATGGgatcaaaatgggaaggaagtaGATGCAGGGTTGGTTCACAAGTGGAGCAGCGGTCAGATGAGCAGAACATCAGAGTATAGCTATAAGGACGTTGAACCCGTGACGTATGGTAGCTGCTACCCTGATGATGCATCTGTGGAGAGTCTCCCGAGGGATTGTTTTCCCTGGGGGAGCAACGACGGGTTCCTTCATGGGAAGGGTAAGAACCACTGCGAAAGCGGTGGACAGTGGTATAACCAATCTGCTGTTAGAAGGCTATCAGGGGGGAGTCTCCAAAGGGGTGTTACGAATAGTTGGGACGAAGGAGGTTACACAGATGGGCTAGAAAGTCTGGATTCAATTCGTCCTGAAGGAGTGGTGGTGCACTCGTTGGGGAAGCCCACCGATGGGGTGACCTCTCTAGCCAATGAAGAAGCTTCCCGTGAGGAGGATGCAACCCACCTCAGCCAGTGCACCTACAACAAGAGCGACTTCACCGAGTGGGTTTCGCACAACCGGTTGTTGAAAAACATTATTTCTTCGCACAATGGGGATGGTAACGTGGAGAAAAACGGACTGTATAGTCTCCTGTTCGACGCGTACGGAAAGAACAAAGTAACGTTCCGCAGGTACGACCAGGGGGGGGACAACCCCAGCGTGGAGGAACAGATTGGGCAAGTAGTTCAGGAGATAGGAAAGGATAAAACGGAAGACAAAAACAAGGACAcagaacgaaaaggaagacgaagCAACGCAGTTGTGGAAAAGATCATCTTCCTAAAGTACCTGTTCAATCAGTACGCACACACAGAGTACCCCAACTTCATCTCTTTCAAgtgtttcaaaaaaatgtttgaaacttacaaaaatgttttctcttcggagaaaattattcttttcattttcaactGCCTGGATAGATGTAGGAGGTACTACGTTAGCGAGTCGGACTTCCTTATTGGCATGCTGGCGTGCAGTCCTCACATGGAAAACGATATAACCAAAGACACAGGGAGGTTGAGACATCAGCTGATCTTTAGGGCATACGATCTGGACAGAGATGGATATTGGAGTAGGGAAGAAGTGTTTGTCTTTTTGTACCATCTGTATGAGTTgtccaaaagggggaagcacgTGGAACTTAAggggaacaaaaagaagatgaaaaagtTCGTGGCTGCCGAACGGGACAAACTGATGAACAAGCACGAGAAGATCAGCTATGATCACTTTTACCAACTTGTGCTGGACGGGAAAGTGGAGGGTACGGAGAACCTCCTCAGATCCAACTGCGATGTGGCCACTGTCGTGAAGACGTACTTTCTCTATACCTACTCTGGGGGAAGCATCGTCATCACGTCGGTTGACGCAGGTGATGCAAATACAACTAATGCAGCCAGTGTGCCTATGGATGGGGGGAAGTGCGAGCAGGGGGAAGACAGTCTGGACCAAGTGGAGGGAACACAATTAAAAGGTGACAACACGCAGAAGTGCATATCGGCAGAGTTCAGTGCAGAGTCTACCACGGGGGACCCCAACTCGGAGGAGCACCCTCATATAAGCGCCACTTCAAATAAGGGGGAGGATGAGTCGCCCGGTTCGGAAGGGGACCCTGAGGAGCTagtgcagaaaaaaacggTGGATGTAACAAGCAGTTCGAACAGCatacaaaaggagaaatCGGAGGAGCAAGTTGCGGAGCAACAACAGGAACAGTCAGAGGAACAGCCGCAGGGTGAGGGAGAAGCAGTGGTAGGAGAGGAACCCCCCTGTGGCCACTCGAATGAGAACCCAAAGGGGAACGACCTGAATAGCGCTGGTAAGAAGGACGAGGAGGTTGTCGAGGGGGAAGagcaaaaagtggaagagtGTGTAGTACCAAAGGGTGAGGTGGAAAATAGCGAAGCAAATGCTCAGGAGAGCGTCCCCCCCGGGGAAAAACCAGACAAGGCAAACCTCACCGAGAATTTACCACATTTCGGGGGAGGTCAGGAGGAGGAACGCTCCACTCGGATCCACCCCGAACGCAGTTGGAAGAGCTGCGTGGAAAAGATAAAGGAAATAGTTAAGGCGTATAGAAAGAGGTACCTAACAGACAGGACAAGATTGTTTGGACTGAACCAGGACATAGCATTTAAGATATTTACGGCCTTTTATAAAGTGAGttacaaaaggaagagagaGAAGTACATCCGTCAGTTTGATCATCTCTGCACAGGTGCGTGTACCTACAACGACATCCTCCTCCTGTGTGACGAAGCCGTGAAGGTATTTAAGGGAGAGGATTCAATTGAAAAGGTGGACCTACCGTGTAAGGTGTTTGGAGATTTACACGGCAACATTTTCGATCTGTTAGACTTTTTTAACATGTACAATTGGCCCTTACATGGAGAGACGAATGAATGGCTGACCGTGGAGGAGGTTGCCACGACGGATGGAATGTCTATCCCGATGGGGAAACCAAATGAGACACTTCCACACATGGTTAGGCAGGATAACGATGTGAAGTATGTTTTTCTGGGAAATTATATAAACAGGGGGAAGCATTCACTGGAGGTCATTTGTCTGCTGCTCAGTCTGAAGGTCCTCTTCCCAAAACACATATACCTGCTGAGGGGTAACCATGAGGAAAGGTTATTCAATTACGTTCATGGGTTCTATGCAGATAttgagaagaaaatggagaGGAATATCAGAAAAGCAGGGTTGATTAGATACCAGGGGGAGGTAATACAAGCTCATGCGTATGAACTGTTCAACCGGATAAATGACGCGTTGGAATTCTTACCCCTGTCGGTACTGGTAGGTGGGAACATACTGTGTGTGCATGCAGGCATTGGGGACAGCCTCGATAACGTAGAAGACTTTGCAGATGTGCACAAACCGATTGTCGTTCCACAGTTTGTAGACAGAACGAGCAACGGTGCCTATGAGCGTGTtcagaaaattattattgaCACGTTGTGGTCTGATCCGATAAACTATGACGACGAACAGGACATGCTTCTTttggaaaaagtaaaaccaGGGGAAgatattattccttccagTCGAGGGAACATCACTCTGAAATTTGGACAGCAGAGattgtcttcctttttgaagaGGAATAAACTGAAGATGGTAATTCGAGGACATGAGTGTGTGCAGGAGGGATACAGGTACGGCTACAATCGGCGTTTGCTTACTCTTTTCTCAGCCACGAATTACTGCAACAGGCATGGCAACGATGCGGCCAACGCGTTCATCGTAAAGAGGGGCAAAAGCATCGTCATTTTTAACCAGATTTTGAAGTGCCCTCAGGGGGGGCAGTTAAATCATGTAGAGGAAAGGGCAACTGGACCGGTGGAATCGCCGCACGAACTGAACATGAACCGGAATGTCCACAACGATGTTGCCCCCTCGGAAGTTCCCCCCCTTGGAGTAGATCATTGCAGAAGTGGTAGTCCATTCTGCAAGATTGACCAGATTGAAGACGCCTCTACCGATCGGATGGGCAGCCAACCGAAAATCACCATGAGTAAAGTACCATACAATGTTAGGACCATCGGGGggcaggaagaagaagaagcagaatcGGAGGAACTGCCATGCAGGAAGGTGGACGAGGAAGTTACCCCTTTTGACCCAAATGAGGAGTTCAAATCGAATGGAGATGCAGTGCAGAGGAAAGACAACTTTCAGAGCAACCACATTCTGAAGGATAGCCATCCAATTGTTAAGAGAAAATTGCGGGACACGAGGAGCAATGAAGACATGAACTGGGGGGTAGCTGTGcagttggaaggaagagaaggtgCTAACCGTAAAGACGGTCGTGATGGTGACTGTGATGGTGGCCACTTCCTGAGCGATGACCATAATAACATAAGTGATGACCATTCGAATGGAGACGGGGGAGATGATCACTTTGAGGGGGGTCCACTAAGGAAGAGCGTCAGTACGAATGGGACCTTCTCCTCGGAAGAGGACCTCTACGGAGGGTGTTCACATGGGAGCAGCGGAAGGAACTACACTGTGGAGAAGCTCTCCTCCAAACAGTATCACTTCAAAGGTGAAGGTTTGGAGAAGGCACAGAATAAACAAAAGAGTAAATCCCATTTGGGGGTAGATGCCTACTGGGAAGGGGAATACCTTTAcgaggattaccaacaatgcTTGGACAACCTCTCCCACGGAGACGCTTTGAAGAATCCCCCTTTTGATGAACCCGCCAGCAGCGACGAATTCCCATGTGAAGGCGAAACGAAGCAAGACAGTCGAGTCAACACAAACGCCATCATCGagaaatttttccaaaatggaggaataGGTGATCATGGCATTGGTGTGCATATTTACAGTGACCATTTGGAGGACAAGGAAgtggaaagggggggaaatttaAATCATTCCCAGTGTGCAAAGTTGACTCCCTTGTCAAAGCGAACGAACGGTGGGAATGTGCTAACGGGAGATGGAGAAGATCAGTGggggaaaagtggaaattGTGCAAACCTGATCGATGAGCTGATGAGTAAACCGATGGACTACATGATGATGCCGCCCGACTTGGGGGTGGTCAATAGGCCAAAGTTGCGAAGGGACACCCACTCGAAGCAGTCGAAGGAGCACGGATCCGCCACCCTGCGTAGTTTGCGAAGTTTGAAGAGCGAAAACAACACGAGCGAGCCGCTCACCAAGTGAGTTTGCACAGCTGCACTGTTGTGTAGTAGCACTTTTGCGCGTTCATCCTTTGATCCATTTGTACATtggttttttctcctctttcccCCCTCGTTAGGCTACAAATGCAGTGCTTGCCGCCTGACCCCAAGCCGCAGACAAAAATTTCCcttcaaaaaattatagaCAAATTGGAGGACGATGTGTAGCTGCCCGTGGGGATTCCTGATTTGCGATTGTGCCGCTCGGTGGAGTCTGCACATGCGCGTGTGCGTGCCTTCGTCCATGTTTCCTTCTGGAGGGGTGCCCTTGCAAGTTTGTTCCCTCCCCGCTGCACTAGAACGGCACCCCCGTGCGCGGTAAGGAAAAGCGCACATAATCGTTGcgatgctttttttttgtttttcttcctaccGAACGCATCGTGGTAAGCAAGCTTTCCAAACGTGGCCACAAGAATTGGCAACTCCGCAGCggcgaagaaaaagaaaatgatcAAATAAAAGGTTCACTGCACAGTCAGgcagaacgaaaaaaatgtccaaattGTTATTGctcagctagccaaatgggaaaaaaaaaaaatacacaggTTGGCTAgctaaatgaaaaaaaaaaaaaaaaaaaatacgcaacttggctagccaaatgagggaatagaaaaaaaaatacacaactGAGTCAGGTAAAACGGCAGTTTAGGGTCATCTGGCAGGGGCCAACCTGAAACAGCggaagaaatgaacaaaccCCGTTACACACCGGACGCACCACCAATACAGTTGTTGTAAAAAGTGGTGGTGAGGTAGAGAGCCCAGTTAAGCGGTATGCACTCATTGGGCTGCACATTTTCCTTGAGGAGGATGTCCCTATTTTGGGCATTTTCGAAGGGgcgcaaaatttttaataaactaTTAAAGTAAACTTTATCGCAGTTTTCAATTTTGATGAGGTTTACTGCGTCGAATAAATCGTCCAGGGTAATGAAGGTGTCCCCAAGGAATGTCTTATGGTTTATTAACTGGGTTGGGGTGAATTTCACTGAGAAATCGCTTTCGCTTAGCTCGTTGGATTTGCTATCCATCTTCTCTTGGAATGGAGTCCTATTGGGTGAGTCCCCTCCAACATCGctatccttttttgtttcttttatttctggtTCGTGGTTAAGCAGAACGGCTAGCTCGTCCGTAATATAATCGACTACGTTTTTTGGCCTCGTTATTAAAACTTTGTACAAAAGGAGTGTTAACAGGGTGGATGTGTCATTGCGTTGGATATACGCGTTTATGTCTTCCTGGTGTATATTGCTACGGTAGTCATTTGAAACGGTGTCTTCGAGTGGGCCTCGTCCGTTTATTGCTTCTGTGGAGGGATGTTCTCCGACATTATCGCTAAGTAGGGTGATGAACTCTCGAcctgttcctttttcgaCACCGTTTTTCACTTGTGTGTCTTTCTCCTGGGATGCTTCTCCCCCTATGTGTGTGTCGTACCTGTTTATCCCCTCATCGAACCCTTTCAGCTTCTTGCCtattttcaccattttggttTAGGCTCTATTTGTCCGTCTGGGTGGGCCAAACTATGAGGTAGTGGGACTTTAAGCGCTTTGACTTTGAGTGTTCACGCCAGCTAGGCGGGTCTACCTTTTGGCTGGCATGAAGAGCgtagtgtgtgtatatagtTCCCACCCACGGGTATGGAATCTCCCCAATTTGGGTATTTTGTTTTAccgctttccctttttgtgaaggtGAGGAGGTGACCACTCCTTCATCTCCCTAATGGGGGGAATAAAACCTCCTATGTGAGTGCATCGGGAATATATATGACCATGTGCAGGTGAaacttttcgaaaaaaaaaaaaaaaaatcgcggCGTATGAAGCATCCCCACTTGGCGTATCCATTTCGCGCGTGCAATTGGCGAGGAGATCCATGCTTCCCTCTACAGTTTGATCAAATGCCTCTTTATATTCTCCATGTTTATATCATCGTAATGTAGAGAGTGCTCATATAGAAAGTGCTCCCCCTGTTGGACACGAATAAGTTTAACTAACGTGGCATGTGTGTTCATTGCGTGTGCAAAGTCGCGCACGAGGCTTCGTATGTATGTGCCGCCAGAGCATTTTATGTCTAagtcaaaaaaggggaggtcCACTTGGTTTAAGTATTTTAACTTCTGTATGTGTACTTTACTTGGTTTAATTTGaacagaaattttttttcgagcgTATTCGTAGAGCCTCATTCCATCGACCCGCTTGGCTGAGTAGATTGGCGGAGTTTGGTACACATGTCCAATGAATTTACTCAGAGTGAGTGTAATATTCTTTTGTGATATGAGTGAATCATGGGTGTTGACCCCTATTGGGGGTGTCCCTTTCATCATTTCGTTGCTTATCTTTACTACTTTGCCTTCCCTGTCGAGAGTGTCTGTCTCCAACCCGAAGAGGCCTAAGGCCAAATACTTTTTGTAGCACTTTAAAAAATCACTGAGCTTTTTGGTTCCCTTTTGTATACCGATAACTAGGACCCCCTCAGCGAAGGGATCTAACGTCCCTCCATGTCCCACTTTGAAATTTAACTTCTTTTTGCAGATTTGCTTGAAATGATCCCTAAGGACATGTTTCACCCTCTCGCAGACCTTCATGGAGTACATATTTACAGGCTTGTAAATATTTAGGAGACCCCCGTATAGGATATCATCGAGGGtggcttcttcttttttttttttttttccttccgtttgTTCGTTTTGCCTTGGGGGGGATAGGTCCATTATTTTGCTCGGCCGTTTCAGCAAACGGTCTTCATACTGGGTTATGTAAAAGTCGATGGATTGTGGTTGGTCCTCCTGGGGGTTTGCCGAGTCGAGTGGTTTGGTTTCTCCTTTGTTTTCGTCCCTTTCGCATGGGTCAATTTTGCCAGTGTGGTTTGTCCTCTTGGGGGGTCCTCCCAGAGCGTCCTTCATCTCACCCGCATCATTACAACGTACCCTTCTAAATACAATGCGCAGTTTTCCAAGCTTGTTCAGCCCTCCAGATAGGTAAAACAGTTTAGTTCTGTTACCTCTATTATGGGGGTGGCCAAATGATTGGATGGGTGGCGGTGGTTCCTCCTGGTGTATCCGTCGGATGGGACCAGCCCTCCGGTTCCTGACGGGTCGACTACCCTTCCTTTGGATGGCCTTCGCAAGGGATAGCTTCTGTAAAGCGTTTTTCTTCCCAGTTGGGCGCACAAACAGGGGCAGCAGTGCGCAGAGCAGACACAGGCGTAGAGCGAGGGGTGCACGAGGCATTTTGCGAAAGATAGGAAGTTGTGTGAAGGGCCCTTTTGTTATGTTTCTACGTGGCGTCTGTTTTGCTGCCTAGCAAGCCTCACCTGGGTAGTCACTCCATTGCGGCTTTTCACACTTCTAACCGTGTGTTGGTCCCCCCTTCGCGCAGCAtagtgggagaaaaaaatcccaAAGAGGGGGGAGGTGGATCACCTCGGAGTAAAGAAGCATAACTCAGCAGAGCGGCtggaagaaacatttttttatcttttcattGCCGATGTGTGGATGAGATGAATGGGGTCCGCTCGATTGGCACTTTCCCCCAAACGGTTGGAAAGGagccatatatatatatatatatatcgcaATGAAGGCGTAGTAACTGGTGTCCCGTGGAATGGCCCAGCGAATGACGCCCCTCTTACCCCGTTTGGCAGTGCGGAACGAAATAAATCGCAGCAGTGAAACGGGTcaggatgaggaggaaggcCCGTTGGGGGAATCCTTCCCAACAGTTTAACGTCCGATGTGAAGTTGCCATtgttgataaaaaaaaaaaaaaaaaaatgtaacaacgCAGGGAAGGGAGCCTTCCCATTATACGCCCAATTTATTTGTAAAGGCGAAGCGGTTTAAAGTGTGCAGTCCATTCAATGGATGCCACGCGGCGATGCACAGGTTTACCTCAAGATAAGAGGTTACCTACAATCCTTCATCATCACGAGGAGTGGTAACAGGGAAACGCCTGAGCGTACTCCCCCCTAAAGAGACATATTTTTACTCTCCAGCTGCATGCGTTTCAGCTTGGCCTCGTGGAGCATGCGTTCCTTCTGAATCAGATGGGAGGACTCCTCCAGGAGGTTAAGAATCTGATGAATCTGCGACGACCAGTTGTTGAGCAGCACTTCGGGGTTTTTCTTCTGACCGAATTTGATAATTCCGTGCAGTCTGTCTATCTTAGCATTCAGTATTTTGTTGGAGACCAGTTCAGAGAGAAAGCTTTCGGAGTCTTCGACAGATGCATTCAACAGCTGGGACAATCGAAGGAGAGAGATCTGGCAGTAGCAGTTTGATATGACGTGGATGTTGTGGTGCATGACCTTCTTCTTAAAGAGATTCCATCTGTTCTCACCACCAACAAATTTCGAATCgttgaaaatgtaaaattcgAGAAGTTCCTCCTGGTAGGGAAGGGGCCACTGGATCAAATCCATGTTTATAAAATCCTCGACGATGTTTTGAAAAACGGgtatttcttttaatttttttttttccgtttttagTAGGTTGGGTAATTTCGTTTGTTGGTCTTCAAATGGGGAGAGAGCTAAAAAGATGATGTAGCATTTTAGTTCTTCCACCCATAAGGTTGGATCTGCCAGAACGGGTTCTGTGTTGAATCGCTCCTCATAACATTTGGCTACTTCTGCGTATGCCTCCTCATTAATATGATATTCTatcatatacataaaatacTTTAACTTTAGGTCTGCAAATTCAGGAGCTTTTAGCAAAGCGGGGTTTATCTTTCGACTGATTACATGGCACCGAATAAAGTCCTTCCTTAGCAAGACTAACCTCATCTGTTCCAGGATGTATTCTGTCTTGTCTCTTTTATCCATCGATATGAATGTCTCCACTTGTACTTCCTGCAGGATGTTGGCTGCTTCTTCTATGTTTCCATCgtcctcttttattttggACAGTACTCTCACAATTTCTGACCGTTCCACTTCGACGAAGATTTTTCCCTCACTGATTGCACACAGGGTGTTGATCAGGTTAAGTTTGTCTGTTTTGCTCTCCACGTCGGGGATCCACAACTTACACAGATTTATCATATCGATGATTGTTCTTTTGAGTTGTCCtctctttttattaaaaaagacTAAATACTCGTTGATCTTTTTGTAGTCCCCCGCTAGTTTATACTTGTTCAGAATAAATTGTACAATTTTGCTGGTTGAGCTTCCGTCGTAGGCTTGtctgcactttttttccatggcGATGAGCTTTTCCATGGCCAGCTCTCCATCGCCCACCTGCGAAATGGGGGAAGTAGGCAAGGGGTATTGCAGCCGTAACAGGGTAACGTGGTAACACTGTCGTTAATGCGATAACGCGGTAACGTGATGACGGATGCGTTGTATGGCCTCCGTTTTATGTAGCTTCCCTACCTTGAAGAGGTTCTCCGCCTCGGCCAGCAATTCCTCCGTCTCTGCGCTGAAGTCCTGTGCAATCCTGGGGTCCGTCAAGAGGCTGTCATGGCAGCCGATGATTTTCGCTGCGCTGTCTTCCATCGGGCTTATCTTGGATTATTCCCCCGGTTGATTAGGCTGGACGGGTGGGCAACAAAGGAGTTAAGTGTGAATACCCTGAATAAGTggcgttaaaaaaatgatcataATTGTTGCGTGTGTGCAAAATCTGGGGGTGCTGCTCACCGTTAGCTGTGCTAGAATATCTGCTTGCTCATGCGGGGGTTAATCCTAAGTTCAACCCTTACCTGGCACAGTCACGCGTTAACGCAGTGGTGAACAGAATGGCACggcaaaaaaatgcgcatttaaaggaggaagggtgaAACGGGCAAAACGGGCAAAAGTGGGGAGGGGCAAGATCgctctccctttttattctttcgcTGCCCTTTTAGTGACTCCTTAAAGGGAACATGGGATGGGTCAGTATTACCAGAATTGCTCGATAGGGCGATCACATATCATCGGCTTTGGCTCTGCGTCGCCACTTGGTCATCTGATTGTTCGGGTGTACGTTGCGAATTTACCGCATGTGGTTAGCTaattcgaatttttttttttttttttttttgaagataCTTTacggaaaattaaaaatattttatcgCCTCCCTGGGGTGGAGTGCACATGCGTCGGGTGGGGAAGAGCAGAAGGCCAGTAGAGCACACCGCCAGGTGAGACTCTGGTGGGTCGTTGCAAGCATGGCGCAGGGGGAGAGGGACTGCCTAATGTTGTGCGTCAATTTGTGAAGACTGGGGTGGAGCGCCCTTCCTTTGGGCACCTCACTGTGCTcttatttgtattttttttttttttttttttttttttttccctcttcagAGAGCGACGTTGAAGGGGGGGTGACGAACAACATGGATGATAGATAAGTTGGTCAGGCGGTAAAGCGGTGAGGTGTCGAAGGGGAACCCACCTCTCATGTGTGGGTCTCACCCTCGTCACCGCGTTGCCACGTTGCCATGTTGCCGCGTTAATGCTGGCCGCTTTGCCGCTTTAACCCCCTGATGTGGCCCCTGCGCAGAGTGGACCCCTGGAGGGGTAGCCGAAGAACGTTCAGCAACAACACAGGGGAGTATTCGTCCAGCATCAGCCGAATCTTTAACAAGCTGAATGGGAGGTTGAATGAGAAGCTAAATGGGAAGTTAAATGGAAGGGGGGCCAACAGAGGGGGAGACAACCCCCCCGAGGGGAAGCAGTGGGGACATACTGATAGGTTACTTGCGGCGGATCCTATTGTGAAACAATTCGAAGGAGCAGTAAATAAAATGGAGCTGAGTAGAATGCTCGGACGGGACCTGTCCTACTGCATGAATATTTTATCCAAGATAGAGTATTTTAGAGGACACCCTTTTTGGGTCAGGGCATGTAATCGGTTGGTGAAGGGACACATGCTACACAGGATAAACGAAGGAAGTTACTTTATAATGGCCAATTCGCTGAGTAAAGTGGATCTTCTTTTTGGTGGTGTAGTCCAGGAGGGAAAGAAGCAGACGTCGGAAGGAGTTACAGGAGAGAGGGTTGAATCTCCTTTTAAGTTCATCTGCTTCGATGGCGATGTCACAgtggagaaggggaagacaaCATGTCGAAAGAGTTACCACCAAGTGTATGACGAAATAGCGTTTAGATTTCTCCTCCAGTTGGAGTCCATGGATGTGGATTGCATAAGTTGTGTTCTAAACATGTTCGCTAAGCTGAACGTGAGGGAGTATAATCTGTTGGGTTACTACTTAGCTGATTATGTCGTGTTGGAAGAGTTGAAGTTAGTTCAGGGGGGGGAAAGTATCCCTATGTGGGACACTCAATCCCATTCAAGTGGGAAGAGATCCACCAGAATGAGTAAAGTTAGAAGCTCTTCGAATGGTAGTGATAGGACAACTTTACTGCATGTAGACCGGTGCAGCGTCTCCAAGGTGGTAATCATTTTGCACTCATTGGCAAAGTTGGGGGTGGTACACGTGGagtttctttccctttgttGTTTTGTTCTGAGGGAACATCTTATGGCGTTGAATAGCTTAGACATCTGCAACGTCATGTATTCATTTTCAAAGATGATCCCTCTGTCGAgtgggaggaagaagcacgATCGGGTTAGTCTTCTTAGAAGAGTTAGAAGCAAAGCTTTCCAGTCCTATGTCGACACTGTAGTGAAGTGCACCGAGGTGTATACACCCCGTTATGGAAACGCAACAAATTTGCACAATACGTATGATTCACTTTTACGGAATAATGTGGAGGGACAACTGAATCAGTTACACAGGGAGATCGAAGGGGAGGTAGTTAAGTTGTCCATGCAGATTGGCTCATTGATGCAGAGGGAACATGTCCTGGGTAATTTTACAGCTCTGCAAATTTCCTCTCTAGCGCTTTCCATGGCAAAGTTGAATCTGAATTTTTACGGCTCTTTTTACGCCATGAATAGGGTGGTCCACCACCTGTGGAAGGACTTTTCCCTGCACAGCATTGCGGATTTCCTGTTCGGAGTGAACGAGAAGAACATCTCGGATGAGCAGGTCACTCTGCTGTTGTGTTACCAGTTTGTGCGTCTCGTTTATGCCAAGTATTGTTCCTCcttaatgaagaaaagggacTCTTTTTCGGAAAATCACCTGAACATGGTCAGGCAAAATAGGGAACATATTTACTTCTTTGAGAAGACGCAAAAGAGGGTGCATTTTTTAGACGCAAAGGATTGCTCCTTTGTAGTTCGCATTTTCCAATCTTTGGCCAAGTCGGAGGTGCTGGTTGGGGGGGGTACGGTTTCCTTGACTGGCCCTCTGGGGGTGTGCTTTCCCTACGATGTATACGCGTTG harbors:
- a CDS encoding Serine/threonine-protein phosphatase, which encodes MRNVAETGTNRPYVMRKDSLCDALPNHPYVTLPEQRYPVNTYARGYHGSTGGALLKGGTSNGSQAIPTAQINSLAALKMGKMGSHQMEWVRRSYGGSSQENLAGGSGSLLHLYENDKHWSDDRRFVNSSAEHSSGVHLPMVYHLSGEGNTTMGGRRVGLSARGEQPSVRSVSELAHHNQRFQKVKESHGGYFPRGMEHTKRAPLMNTHFLGSSEGSIRREVLPSWWDQRGVENPSGDGSNGYPLPGVQYNKVGLSPKGMTGVVLVPLNRETRNGFTKWDQNGKEVDAGLVHKWSSGQMSRTSEYSYKDVEPVTYGSCYPDDASVESLPRDCFPWGSNDGFLHGKGKNHCESGGQWYNQSAVRRLSGGSLQRGVTNSWDEGGYTDGLESLDSIRPEGVVVHSLGKPTDGVTSLANEEASREEDATHLSQCTYNKSDFTEWVSHNRLLKNIISSHNGDGNVEKNGLYSLLFDAYGKNKVTFRRYDQGGDNPSVEEQIGQVVQEIGKDKTEDKNKDTERKGRRSNAVVEKIIFLKYLFNQYAHTEYPNFISFKCFKKMFETYKNVFSSEKIILFIFNCLDRCRRYYVSESDFLIGMLACSPHMENDITKDTGRLRHQLIFRAYDLDRDGYWSREEVFVFLYHLYELSKRGKHVELKGNKKKMKKFVAAERDKLMNKHEKISYDHFYQLVLDGKVEGTENLLRSNCDVATVVKTYFLYTYSGGSIVITSVDAGDANTTNAASVPMDGGKCEQGEDSLDQVEGTQLKGDNTQKCISAEFSAESTTGDPNSEEHPHISATSNKGEDESPGSEGDPEELVQKKTVDVTSSSNSIQKEKSEEQVAEQQQEQSEEQPQGEGEAVVGEEPPCGHSNENPKGNDLNSAGKKDEEVVEGEEQKVEECVVPKGEVENSEANAQESVPPGEKPDKANLTENLPHFGGGQEEERSTRIHPERSWKSCVEKIKEIVKAYRKRYLTDRTRLFGLNQDIAFKIFTAFYKVSYKRKREKYIRQFDHLCTGACTYNDILLLCDEAVKVFKGEDSIEKVDLPCKVFGDLHGNIFDLLDFFNMYNWPLHGETNEWLTVEEVATTDGMSIPMGKPNETLPHMVRQDNDVKYVFLGNYINRGKHSLEVICLLLSLKVLFPKHIYLLRGNHEERLFNYVHGFYADIEKKMERNIRKAGLIRYQGEVIQAHAYELFNRINDALEFLPLSVLVGGNILCVHAGIGDSLDNVEDFADVHKPIVVPQFVDRTSNGAYERVQKIIIDTLWSDPINYDDEQDMLLLEKVKPGEDIIPSSRGNITLKFGQQRLSSFLKRNKLKMVIRGHECVQEGYRYGYNRRLLTLFSATNYCNRHGNDAANAFIVKRGKSIVIFNQILKCPQGGQLNHVEERATGPVESPHELNMNRNVHNDVAPSEVPPLGVDHCRSGSPFCKIDQIEDASTDRMGSQPKITMSKVPYNVRTIGGQEEEEAESEELPCRKVDEEVTPFDPNEEFKSNGDAVQRKDNFQSNHILKDSHPIVKRKLRDTRSNEDMNWGVAVQLEGREGANRKDGRDGDCDGGHFLSDDHNNISDDHSNGDGGDDHFEGGPLRKSVSTNGTFSSEEDLYGGCSHGSSGRNYTVEKLSSKQYHFKGEGLEKAQNKQKSKSHLGVDAYWEGEYLYEDYQQCLDNLSHGDALKNPPFDEPASSDEFPCEGETKQDSRVNTNAIIEKFFQNGGIGDHGIGVHIYSDHLEDKEVERGGNLNHSQCAKLTPLSKRTNGGNVLTGDGEDQWGKSGNCANLIDELMSKPMDYMMMPPDLGVVNRPKLRRDTHSKQSKEHGSATLRSLRSLKSENNTSEPLTKLQMQCLPPDPKPQTKISLQKIIDKLEDDV
- a CDS encoding Trna pseudouridine synthase; its protein translation is MPRAPLALRLCLLCALLPLFVRPTGKKNALQKLSLAKAIQRKGSRPVRNRRAGPIRRIHQEEPPPPIQSFGHPHNRGNRTKLFYLSGGLNKLGKLRIVFRRVRCNDAGEMKDALGGPPKRTNHTGKIDPCERDENKGETKPLDSANPQEDQPQSIDFYITQYEDRLLKRPSKIMDLSPPRQNEQTEGKKKKKEEATLDDILYGGLLNIYKPVNMYSMKVCERVKHVLRDHFKQICKKKLNFKVGHGGTLDPFAEGVLVIGIQKGTKKLSDFLKCYKKYLALGLFGLETDTLDREGKVVKISNEMMKGTPPIGVNTHDSLISQKNITLTLSKFIGHVYQTPPIYSAKRVDGMRLYEYARKKISVQIKPSKVHIQKLKYLNQVDLPFFDLDIKCSGGTYIRSLVRDFAHAMNTHATLVKLIRVQQGEHFLYEHSLHYDDINMENIKRHLIKL